The following proteins come from a genomic window of Helicobacter canadensis MIT 98-5491:
- the nadC gene encoding carboxylating nicotinate-nucleotide diphosphorylase has protein sequence MHKILLDDFLKATLKEDMGKGDLYARIENNIEVESYILAKEDGILSGRIYVERLCELLGIEVEFSLKDAEAFYKGAKIATFKGKMSAILGAERTILNLLQHSSGIATLTNKYVKALEGTQCVLLDTRKTRPLLRDFEKYSTRNGGAINHRFGLDDCLMLKDTHLSRILSLSKFIQEIKEKIPFTTKIEVECENVLQAKEALESKIDILMCDNMEATTIKEIVKMRDLIAPNVLLEASGNITLANIREYAKSGIDAISSGAIIHQATWLDMSMKID, from the coding sequence ATGCATAAGATTTTATTAGATGATTTTTTAAAAGCAACCCTAAAAGAGGATATGGGAAAGGGAGATTTGTATGCGAGAATTGAAAATAATATTGAAGTAGAAAGCTATATTTTAGCCAAAGAAGATGGAATTTTATCAGGTAGAATTTATGTGGAGCGTTTGTGCGAGTTATTGGGTATTGAAGTAGAATTTTCTTTAAAGGATGCAGAAGCCTTTTATAAAGGAGCTAAAATTGCAACTTTCAAAGGCAAGATGAGTGCGATTTTGGGGGCAGAGCGAACCATTTTGAATCTTTTGCAGCATTCTAGCGGAATTGCTACACTTACAAACAAATATGTAAAGGCTTTAGAAGGAACGCAGTGTGTGCTGTTGGATACAAGGAAAACGCGACCTTTACTTCGGGATTTTGAGAAATATTCCACACGAAATGGTGGGGCTATTAATCATCGTTTTGGATTGGATGATTGCTTGATGTTAAAAGATACTCATTTATCAAGAATTTTATCTCTAAGTAAATTTATTCAAGAAATTAAGGAAAAAATCCCCTTTACTACTAAAATAGAAGTAGAATGCGAAAATGTTTTGCAAGCCAAAGAGGCTTTAGAATCAAAAATTGATATTTTGATGTGCGATAATATGGAGGCTACAACAATAAAAGAAATCGTTAAAATGCGTGATTTAATCGCACCTAATGTATTGTTGGAGGCAAGTGGTAATATTACTTTAGCCAATATAAGAGAATATGCCAAAAGTGGAATAGATGCGATTTCTAGTGGAGCAATCATTCATCAAGCAACTTGGCTTGATATGAGTATGAAAATTGATTAA
- the mnmE gene encoding tRNA uridine-5-carboxymethylaminomethyl(34) synthesis GTPase MnmE — MNSNINQTIVAPATTYGKSSLNVIRLSGQDSLLIASKLAKVNPNHFKVRYAKLTKIYFQNGELLDECILIYFKAPHSYTTEDVIEFQCHGGTFIAQSILEECIKLGARLAKPGEFTKRAFLGGRIDLSQAQAIAKLIESSNANAHKMLMRHLNGEMYSFCENLRKNLLTLLAHSEVFIDYADEALPQDLMENLLNRLDSTLQTLQNLLEQSIQKKSLFEGYRLCIIGKPNVGKSSLLNALLHEDRAIVSDIAGTTRDSIEENFLLEGHLLRLIDTAGIRQSQDIIETKGIERSLQKAEQSDILIALFDSSRPLEEEDLKIIEILKTYQDSKKIIVLLNKTDLKGSFDTQILAPFNPLNLCLKDDNLASNNSLLSHFKNHLISLLNSQESSQMLLLVSQYQFQAIQACIQALYDSKLPLENGELELFSFHINEALKALASITKPYEYSQMLDVMFSDFCLGK, encoded by the coding sequence ATGAATTCCAACATTAATCAAACCATAGTTGCTCCAGCCACCACTTATGGAAAGTCCTCTCTCAATGTCATTAGACTAAGCGGACAAGATTCTCTTCTTATTGCCTCCAAACTTGCAAAAGTAAATCCAAATCATTTTAAAGTTCGCTATGCCAAGCTTACTAAAATTTATTTTCAAAATGGTGAATTACTTGATGAATGTATTTTAATTTATTTCAAAGCACCTCATAGCTACACCACTGAAGATGTGATTGAATTCCAATGCCACGGCGGCACCTTTATTGCCCAAAGTATTTTAGAAGAATGCATCAAGCTTGGTGCGAGATTAGCTAAACCTGGAGAATTCACCAAACGCGCCTTTTTAGGTGGCAGAATCGATCTAAGTCAAGCTCAAGCTATCGCCAAGCTCATTGAATCTTCAAATGCCAACGCACACAAAATGTTAATGCGTCATTTAAATGGCGAGATGTATAGTTTTTGTGAAAATTTACGCAAAAATCTCCTTACACTCTTAGCTCATAGCGAAGTTTTTATTGATTATGCCGATGAAGCATTACCACAAGATTTAATGGAAAATCTCCTAAATAGGCTTGATTCCACGCTACAAACTCTTCAAAATCTTTTAGAGCAATCCATACAAAAAAAATCCCTTTTTGAAGGTTATAGACTTTGTATTATCGGAAAACCCAATGTAGGCAAGAGTTCTCTACTTAACGCACTTTTGCACGAAGATCGTGCTATTGTTAGTGATATTGCAGGAACAACACGCGATAGCATTGAAGAAAATTTTCTTTTAGAAGGGCATTTATTGCGTCTCATTGACACAGCAGGAATCCGACAAAGCCAAGACATAATTGAAACCAAAGGCATTGAACGAAGTTTGCAAAAAGCAGAACAAAGCGATATTTTAATCGCCCTTTTTGATAGTAGTCGCCCCCTAGAAGAAGAAGATTTAAAAATAATAGAAATCCTAAAAACCTACCAAGATTCCAAAAAAATCATCGTTTTATTAAACAAAACAGATTTAAAGGGAAGCTTTGATACCCAAATCCTAGCCCCCTTTAATCCCCTTAATTTATGCCTTAAAGACGATAATTTAGCTTCTAACAATTCCTTATTATCTCATTTTAAAAACCATCTTATCTCACTGCTTAATTCTCAAGAAAGCTCACAAATGCTACTTCTAGTCTCACAATATCAATTCCAAGCTATTCAAGCTTGCATTCAAGCTCTCTATGATTCAAAACTTCCATTAGAAAATGGCGAACTAGAACTTTTTAGCTTTCATATTAACGAAGCTCTAAAAGCTTTAGCCTCCATCACAAAGCCCTATGAATATTCTCAAATGCTTGATGTGATGTTTAGCGATTTTTGCCTTGGCAAATAA
- the hemL gene encoding glutamate-1-semialdehyde 2,1-aminomutase, producing the protein MEILNHLNSINDFNEAKQVIPGGVNSPVRAFKSVGGTPPFIKRGEGPYLIDEDNNTYIDFVQSWGPLIFGHCDKEIEAVVIETIKKGLSFGAPTTLETALAKEVISIYEGIDKIRFVSSGTEATMSAIRLARAYTKRDDIIKFEGCYHGHSDSLLVSAGSGLATFGSPSSPGVPEDFTKHTLVARYNDIQSVESCIQISKQKGKGIACVILEPIAGNMGLVPAKKEFLESLERLCKQEGIVLILDEVMSGFRASLNGSQNFYGVNGDLVTFGKVIGGGMPVGAFGGRSEIMNLLSPQGSVYQAGTLSGNPVAMSAGLVALKKLKNNPEIYNELELLALRLTEGLKNIAAKFGITLQTCVRGSMFGFFFNQNPVENFEDALKSDTELFGKFHQGMLEKGVYFAASQFETGFICVGMNEVMIDEVLSKAKEVFLEIGAYGK; encoded by the coding sequence ATGGAAATTTTAAATCATTTAAATAGTATTAATGACTTTAATGAAGCAAAACAGGTGATTCCAGGTGGAGTGAATTCTCCTGTTAGAGCATTTAAAAGTGTGGGTGGCACACCTCCTTTTATTAAAAGAGGAGAAGGTCCTTATTTGATTGATGAGGATAATAACACTTACATTGATTTTGTCCAAAGTTGGGGACCTTTGATTTTTGGGCATTGTGATAAAGAGATTGAGGCTGTTGTGATAGAAACAATCAAAAAAGGCTTATCCTTTGGGGCTCCAACGACTTTGGAAACAGCTTTAGCTAAAGAAGTGATTTCAATTTATGAAGGAATTGATAAGATTCGTTTTGTTTCAAGTGGCACTGAAGCGACAATGAGTGCTATTAGACTAGCTAGGGCTTATACAAAAAGAGATGATATTATTAAGTTTGAGGGTTGCTATCATGGGCATAGCGATTCTTTGCTTGTGAGTGCGGGAAGTGGATTGGCAACTTTTGGTTCGCCAAGTTCTCCTGGTGTGCCTGAGGATTTTACTAAGCATACTTTAGTTGCGCGATATAATGATATTCAAAGTGTAGAATCTTGTATTCAAATTAGCAAACAAAAGGGCAAAGGTATAGCGTGTGTAATTTTAGAGCCTATTGCAGGAAATATGGGGTTAGTTCCTGCTAAAAAAGAATTTTTAGAATCTTTGGAGAGGCTTTGTAAGCAAGAGGGGATTGTTTTAATCTTAGATGAAGTGATGAGTGGATTTAGGGCTTCATTAAATGGTTCTCAAAATTTTTATGGAGTGAATGGGGATTTAGTAACTTTTGGAAAAGTGATTGGAGGGGGAATGCCAGTTGGAGCTTTTGGTGGAAGATCGGAGATTATGAATCTTCTTTCGCCTCAAGGTAGCGTGTATCAAGCAGGCACATTAAGTGGGAATCCAGTAGCAATGAGTGCAGGGCTTGTGGCTTTAAAAAAGCTAAAAAATAATCCAGAAATTTATAATGAGTTAGAATTACTTGCTTTGCGATTAACTGAAGGATTAAAGAATATTGCAGCTAAATTTGGAATCACTCTTCAAACTTGTGTAAGGGGAAGTATGTTTGGATTTTTCTTTAACCAAAATCCAGTAGAAAACTTTGAAGATGCGCTAAAGAGCGATACGGAATTGTTTGGAAAGTTTCATCAAGGAATGTTGGAAAAGGGAGTGTATTTTGCTGCTTCGCAGTTTGAGACAGGCTTTATTTGTGTGGGAATGAATGAAGTAATGATTGATGAAGTTTTAAGTAAAGCCAAAGAGGTGTTTTTAGAGATAGGTGCATATGGAAAATAA
- a CDS encoding Mrp/NBP35 family ATP-binding protein, which produces MNQEQLVSLLKEIIYPNFEKDIVTFGFVKEMLIHENAVSLRIEIPSASPEVAETLRTQITQKLNAQGITKINLDIKQPKPQAQNQKPQGTKNLAPQIKNFVMVSSGKGGVGKSTTSVNLAIALAQQGKKVALLDADIYGPNIPRMLGLQNDKPEVDQKLKKLIPLQAYGIEMISMGVLYDEGQSLIWRGPMIIRAIEQMLSDVLWDNLDVMVIDMPPGTGDAQLTLAQSVPVTAGIAVSTPQKVALDDGARALDMFAKLKIPVAGIIENMSGFICPDCGKEYDIFGKGTTEEVAKAYGTKTLAQIPIEPSVREAGDNGKPIVYFHPDSKSAKEYLKAAKELWDFMEEVNAKKLADNSAIQPVDTGKSACSS; this is translated from the coding sequence ATGAATCAAGAACAATTAGTTAGCTTATTAAAAGAAATCATTTATCCTAATTTCGAAAAGGATATTGTAACCTTTGGGTTTGTTAAAGAAATGTTAATTCACGAAAATGCGGTATCACTTCGCATTGAAATCCCCTCAGCCTCACCAGAAGTAGCAGAAACACTCCGCACACAAATTACTCAAAAGCTTAATGCACAAGGAATTACTAAAATCAATCTTGATATCAAACAACCCAAACCCCAAGCTCAAAACCAAAAACCACAAGGCACAAAAAATCTTGCTCCACAAATCAAAAACTTCGTGATGGTAAGCAGCGGTAAAGGTGGAGTTGGAAAATCAACCACTAGCGTTAATCTTGCAATTGCATTGGCTCAACAAGGTAAAAAAGTAGCCTTACTTGATGCAGATATTTATGGTCCAAATATACCGCGTATGCTAGGTTTGCAAAATGATAAACCCGAAGTGGATCAAAAACTCAAAAAACTCATTCCACTCCAAGCTTATGGAATTGAGATGATTTCAATGGGAGTGCTTTATGATGAGGGACAAAGTCTCATTTGGCGTGGTCCAATGATTATTCGTGCTATTGAACAAATGCTTAGCGATGTTTTATGGGATAATCTAGATGTAATGGTTATTGATATGCCACCAGGAACGGGAGATGCACAACTAACTTTAGCTCAAAGCGTCCCTGTTACAGCTGGCATTGCTGTCTCTACTCCACAAAAAGTGGCTTTAGATGATGGAGCAAGAGCCTTAGATATGTTTGCAAAACTCAAAATTCCTGTTGCTGGAATTATTGAAAATATGAGCGGTTTTATTTGTCCTGATTGCGGCAAAGAATATGACATTTTTGGCAAAGGCACCACTGAAGAAGTCGCTAAAGCCTATGGAACAAAAACTTTAGCACAAATCCCAATTGAACCAAGCGTGAGAGAAGCTGGGGACAATGGAAAGCCTATTGTCTATTTCCATCCTGATTCAAAATCTGCTAAGGAATATCTAAAAGCCGCCAAGGAATTATGGGATTTTATGGAAGAAGTGAATGCAAAAAAATTAGCAGATAATAGCGCAATCCAACCTGTGGATACCGGCAAATCTGCTTGTTCTTCTTAA
- a CDS encoding AtpZ/AtpI family protein, translating to MENKDSTQKPKYNDAILAYSNATLGISMVVAVLIGVGIGYGLEALFGYRWLFWLGVIWGVLAAILNVYKAYKRQKRELDELSKDPKYAYQSKWDDDED from the coding sequence ATGGAAAATAAAGATTCTACTCAAAAACCAAAGTATAATGATGCGATACTAGCGTATTCTAACGCTACTCTTGGAATCTCAATGGTGGTGGCGGTGCTTATTGGGGTTGGGATTGGTTATGGATTGGAGGCTTTATTTGGCTATCGGTGGCTTTTTTGGCTTGGGGTTATTTGGGGTGTTTTGGCGGCTATTTTAAATGTATATAAAGCTTATAAAAGACAAAAAAGGGAGCTAGATGAGCTAAGTAAAGATCCAAAATATGCTTATCAAAGTAAATGGGATGATGATGAGGATTAG
- a CDS encoding UPF0323 family lipoprotein encodes MKKFLKKISDPKIVGVFSKSGLGLVAILALVGCDSGSQNSNNAGGLEQATKNGATVTIEQQSDGTYKILEETPSNTTRVILREADGNERILSQEEIDKIIAEESKKIDAGTSQLTNPTGAGLSLGETILASAAGAILGSWIGSKLFNNQNYQAQQRTSYKTPQAYERSQNSFNRSATSATSSAGRSGFYSPNNTSTTQNRSSSSSSAFGG; translated from the coding sequence ATGAAAAAGTTTTTAAAAAAAATATCAGATCCCAAAATTGTAGGTGTTTTTAGTAAAAGTGGCTTGGGGTTGGTAGCGATTTTAGCATTGGTAGGCTGTGATAGTGGATCGCAAAATTCTAATAACGCTGGAGGTTTGGAACAAGCGACTAAAAATGGGGCGACAGTAACCATTGAGCAACAAAGCGATGGAACTTATAAAATTTTAGAAGAAACTCCAAGTAATACAACGCGTGTGATTTTGAGAGAAGCTGATGGAAATGAGCGGATTTTAAGTCAAGAAGAAATTGATAAAATCATAGCAGAAGAATCAAAAAAAATCGATGCAGGCACTTCGCAGCTTACAAACCCAACAGGAGCTGGATTATCCCTTGGTGAAACGATTTTAGCAAGTGCAGCAGGGGCTATTTTGGGGAGTTGGATTGGAAGTAAGCTTTTTAATAATCAAAACTATCAAGCTCAACAAAGAACAAGTTACAAAACTCCACAAGCTTATGAGCGTTCGCAAAATTCTTTTAATCGTAGTGCTACAAGTGCTACAAGTAGTGCAGGTCGTAGTGGATTTTATTCTCCAAATAACACTAGCACAACTCAGAATCGCTCTAGCAGCTCTTCAAGTGCATTTGGAGGATAA
- a CDS encoding glutathionylspermidine synthase family protein: MEIIKATPLSNEDLEDLGLNWHTDVDETPYVSDEIVVLSEQEAQNYYDAVNELYDMYVEAGQYVIDNDLFFELGIPFNLVEAIQMSWEEEVHWHLYGRFDLAGGLDGTPIKLLEFNADTPTMVYESAIIQWALLKKNGFKESLQFNSLYESLGDNFKRMITLGDDISNFNKVYEGWKILFSSIQGSDEEERTTRLLEVIAKEAGFGTNFCYAHEAHLDENAGLSFNGENYEFWFKLIPWESIAIDEPDLANLITAMIRNKNTIFLNPAYTLMFQSKRMLKILWDLFPNHPLLLETSYEPLVGKKQVKKHAFGREGESVSILDSKGNALVQNSGNYGNYPEIYQEYALLNQHNGSFYQANVFYAYEACALGFRKGGEILDNMSKFVSHKIK; this comes from the coding sequence ATGGAAATTATCAAAGCAACGCCACTAAGCAATGAGGATTTGGAGGATTTAGGTCTTAATTGGCATACCGATGTTGATGAGACGCCTTATGTGAGCGATGAAATTGTTGTGTTAAGTGAGCAAGAAGCACAAAATTATTATGATGCTGTCAATGAGCTATATGATATGTATGTAGAAGCAGGTCAATATGTGATTGATAATGATTTATTTTTTGAGCTTGGAATTCCCTTTAATTTAGTAGAAGCGATTCAAATGAGTTGGGAAGAGGAAGTGCATTGGCATTTATATGGGCGGTTTGATTTAGCAGGTGGGCTTGATGGAACACCTATTAAGTTACTAGAATTCAATGCAGATACTCCAACTATGGTTTATGAAAGTGCGATTATTCAGTGGGCTTTACTTAAGAAAAATGGCTTTAAAGAATCTTTGCAATTTAATAGTTTATATGAATCATTGGGTGATAATTTTAAGCGAATGATTACTTTGGGTGATGATATTTCAAATTTTAATAAAGTTTATGAGGGGTGGAAGATACTTTTTTCTAGCATACAAGGAAGTGATGAAGAAGAGAGAACGACACGATTGCTTGAAGTTATTGCTAAAGAAGCTGGGTTTGGGACAAATTTTTGTTATGCACATGAAGCACATTTAGATGAAAATGCCGGTTTAAGTTTTAATGGTGAAAATTATGAATTTTGGTTTAAATTGATTCCTTGGGAAAGTATTGCCATTGATGAGCCTGATTTGGCTAATCTTATTACAGCAATGATACGCAATAAAAATACTATTTTTTTAAATCCTGCTTACACATTAATGTTTCAAAGTAAAAGAATGCTTAAGATTTTGTGGGATTTATTCCCTAACCATCCTTTATTGTTAGAGACTTCTTATGAACCTTTGGTTGGCAAAAAACAAGTAAAAAAACACGCTTTTGGTAGGGAAGGTGAGAGCGTGAGTATTCTTGATTCAAAGGGTAATGCTTTGGTGCAAAATAGTGGAAATTATGGAAATTATCCTGAGATTTATCAAGAATATGCTTTGCTAAATCAGCACAATGGAAGTTTTTATCAAGCCAATGTTTTTTATGCGTATGAAGCTTGTGCATTAGGATTTAGAAAAGGTGGAGAGATTTTGGATAATATGTCAAAATTTGTCTCCCATAAAATAAAATAA
- a CDS encoding thiamine-phosphate kinase yields MRDREKVFIEELSQSRAGFGIGDDGVVLGDFVVANDAFFEGIHFKQEWGSLDRLIKKAFLVNLSDIYAMNAIPRYVLLTLCIPKDFKEAKKLARIFNLMAENFGVKIVGGDTIVGEKLHFSLTILGQKGKKTLFRKPIQKGDFLAYLSPRSPLNLSNKQAFGKNLKNLKGALRFNQVIKNTRFDSPILYPKMILALNKVAKAGMDISDGIFAELARLAKLNNVDFKFFQPKGEWFYSPEEYQMLYALSAKKLKKAQNLAGKFRHNLVVFARAKRGKYKKLKKNWHS; encoded by the coding sequence ATGCGAGATAGAGAAAAGGTTTTTATTGAAGAATTAAGTCAAAGCAGGGCAGGTTTTGGTATAGGCGATGATGGAGTCGTGCTAGGTGATTTTGTTGTTGCAAATGATGCCTTTTTTGAAGGGATTCATTTTAAGCAAGAATGGGGAAGTTTAGATAGGCTTATCAAAAAGGCTTTTTTGGTTAATCTTTCTGATATTTATGCGATGAATGCCATTCCAAGATATGTTTTATTGACACTTTGTATTCCAAAGGATTTTAAAGAAGCAAAGAAGTTAGCAAGAATCTTTAACCTAATGGCAGAAAATTTTGGCGTTAAGATTGTGGGTGGTGATACTATTGTAGGGGAGAAGCTACACTTTTCTCTTACGATTCTTGGACAAAAAGGCAAAAAAACACTTTTTAGAAAACCAATTCAAAAGGGTGATTTTCTAGCTTATCTTAGCCCAAGAAGTCCATTAAATTTGTCCAATAAACAAGCCTTTGGAAAAAACCTTAAGAATCTAAAAGGTGCTTTGCGTTTTAATCAAGTTATAAAAAATACTCGCTTTGATTCTCCAATTTTGTATCCTAAAATGATTTTAGCTTTAAATAAAGTTGCCAAAGCAGGAATGGATATTTCTGATGGAATCTTTGCTGAGTTAGCTAGACTTGCAAAGCTTAATAATGTAGATTTTAAATTTTTTCAACCCAAAGGAGAGTGGTTTTATTCTCCAGAGGAATATCAAATGCTCTATGCGCTAAGTGCAAAAAAGCTAAAAAAAGCACAGAATTTAGCAGGAAAATTTCGTCACAATCTTGTTGTTTTTGCTAGAGCAAAGAGAGGAAAATATAAGAAGCTAAAGAAAAATTGGCATTCATAA
- the thiC gene encoding phosphomethylpyrimidine synthase ThiC, with product MRTKWVEARKNDKIKTQLHYAKKGIITQEMEYVANIEHLEAETIRKEIAKGRLILPSNVNHTNLEPMGIGISVRTKINSNIGSSALASSIEEEVQKTIISIKYGADTIMDLSTGGDLDSIREAVIKNSSVPIGTVPIYQILHDVKNDINALTIDKMLEVMERQAKQGVSYFTIHCGFLLEHMPLLAKRKMGIVSRGGSLMASWMMHYHKQNPFYEAFDDILDICQKYDVSLSLGDSLRPGCLADSSDAAQLSELKVLGELTKRAWEKDVQVMIEGPGHVPMNEIERNVELQKELCFEAPFYVLGPLVTDIAAGYDHIASAIGAAIAAWKGVAMLCYVTPKEHLGLPNAKDVREGIIAYKIAAHAADIARGRINARVRDDAMSNARYNFDWNKQFELALDPERAKEYHDESLPQEVFKEAKFCSMCGPKFCSYKISQEIIQQNN from the coding sequence ATGCGAACAAAATGGGTAGAAGCCCGAAAAAATGACAAAATTAAAACTCAACTCCATTATGCAAAAAAAGGAATTATTACTCAAGAAATGGAATATGTGGCTAATATCGAGCACTTAGAAGCCGAAACGATTAGAAAAGAAATCGCCAAAGGGCGTTTGATATTACCCTCCAATGTCAATCATACTAATCTAGAACCTATGGGTATTGGGATTTCTGTAAGAACAAAAATTAATTCCAATATCGGAAGCTCTGCCCTTGCAAGCTCCATAGAAGAAGAAGTTCAAAAAACAATCATCTCTATTAAATATGGTGCAGATACTATTATGGATTTAAGCACAGGTGGAGATTTAGATTCTATTCGTGAAGCGGTGATTAAAAATTCTAGCGTCCCAATTGGAACTGTGCCAATCTATCAAATTTTACACGATGTTAAAAATGATATTAATGCCTTAACCATTGATAAAATGCTAGAAGTTATGGAAAGACAAGCCAAACAAGGCGTTAGCTATTTCACAATTCATTGCGGATTCTTACTAGAACATATGCCTCTTCTTGCCAAACGCAAAATGGGAATCGTTAGCCGTGGAGGTAGCCTAATGGCTTCTTGGATGATGCATTATCACAAGCAAAATCCTTTCTATGAAGCCTTTGATGATATTTTAGATATTTGTCAAAAATATGATGTTTCTTTAAGTCTTGGAGATTCTTTGCGTCCAGGTTGTTTAGCTGATTCAAGTGATGCAGCTCAACTTAGTGAATTAAAAGTCTTAGGGGAATTAACCAAAAGAGCTTGGGAAAAAGATGTTCAAGTAATGATTGAAGGTCCAGGGCATGTTCCAATGAATGAAATTGAACGCAATGTAGAGCTTCAAAAAGAACTTTGCTTTGAAGCACCTTTTTATGTTTTAGGTCCGCTTGTTACAGATATTGCCGCAGGATATGATCATATTGCTTCGGCTATTGGAGCAGCCATTGCTGCTTGGAAAGGTGTCGCAATGCTCTGCTATGTTACCCCAAAAGAACATTTGGGCTTACCTAATGCCAAGGATGTTCGTGAGGGAATCATTGCCTACAAAATCGCCGCACACGCTGCAGATATTGCTAGAGGACGCATTAATGCAAGAGTAAGAGATGATGCAATGAGCAATGCACGCTATAATTTTGATTGGAATAAGCAATTTGAACTTGCACTTGATCCAGAAAGAGCAAAAGAATATCACGATGAAAGTTTGCCACAAGAAGTTTTCAAAGAAGCAAAATTTTGTTCAATGTGTGGTCCAAAATTCTGTAGTTACAAAATTTCACAAGAAATTATCCAACAAAACAATTAA
- a CDS encoding major outer membrane protein has translation MKITKLSLATCIALGSLSTASFAQPLEEAIKGIDVSGMLRYRYTDNRYKDQNFNKNGTTKGNANHQWRAEALFKTPVINNISMNLGIGYHNAQQNVNHGKGDGTSIAPNAGAFTGNGLGSGSDSWFGVREFNMVITPDSTNTTIKAGKMIMQTPISDTLDDRATGIFVTNSDLNHWTFNLGAFDSWSIDDYQTGYALTPDNKSFDKPLYTAAALSNYDTNIGNFSTQLWLFNATDMIDFAGFGELAWQDSMFHLRGQYAFSKLNSDANSPWTSVYKGNKVKEGNDLYTLEAGVKFHDLNIPLAAKIGYWGNTQDGYAVSLDNEGSFQKVGQIWFENAATGVSISMLPAEGQNMPRGFESNELSLFYANINYDILENLNVGIDFVTGTNKISRGQGAAHYSGDIDFTEINPNITWQYSKSLRIFAHYSILTTDATRQIATAMNNTLPAEQISDSEDRNRLRVEVKYTF, from the coding sequence ATGAAAATAACTAAATTATCCCTTGCGACTTGCATTGCACTTGGAAGTCTTTCAACTGCAAGTTTTGCACAACCACTTGAAGAAGCCATTAAAGGCATTGATGTAAGCGGAATGTTGCGTTATCGCTACACTGATAATCGCTACAAAGATCAAAATTTTAACAAAAATGGAACTACAAAAGGAAATGCCAATCACCAATGGCGTGCAGAAGCACTCTTTAAGACTCCTGTAATCAACAATATTTCAATGAATCTAGGGATTGGCTACCACAACGCACAACAAAATGTCAATCATGGAAAAGGAGATGGCACTTCTATAGCGCCAAATGCGGGTGCATTCACTGGTAATGGACTTGGTTCTGGATCAGATAGCTGGTTTGGTGTAAGAGAATTTAATATGGTAATTACTCCTGATTCAACTAACACCACTATTAAAGCGGGTAAAATGATTATGCAAACCCCAATTAGTGATACACTTGATGATAGAGCAACAGGTATTTTTGTAACAAATTCAGATTTAAATCATTGGACCTTTAACCTTGGAGCATTTGATTCTTGGAGCATTGATGACTACCAAACAGGATATGCACTAACACCTGACAATAAATCCTTTGATAAACCTCTTTATACCGCTGCTGCTTTAAGCAATTATGATACAAATATTGGAAATTTCAGCACTCAACTTTGGCTTTTTAATGCTACAGATATGATTGATTTTGCAGGTTTTGGCGAACTTGCTTGGCAAGATTCAATGTTTCATTTAAGAGGGCAATATGCTTTTAGCAAACTTAATAGCGATGCCAATTCTCCTTGGACGAGTGTATATAAAGGAAATAAAGTAAAAGAAGGGAACGATCTTTACACACTTGAAGCAGGTGTAAAATTCCACGATCTTAATATTCCACTTGCTGCAAAAATAGGATATTGGGGTAACACACAAGATGGTTATGCAGTTTCGCTAGATAATGAAGGATCATTCCAAAAAGTAGGACAAATTTGGTTTGAAAATGCCGCAACAGGTGTTAGCATTTCTATGTTGCCTGCAGAAGGACAAAATATGCCACGAGGCTTTGAATCCAATGAATTAAGTCTATTTTATGCCAATATCAACTATGACATTTTAGAAAACCTAAATGTTGGAATAGACTTCGTAACTGGGACTAATAAAATCTCAAGAGGTCAAGGTGCAGCACACTATAGTGGCGATATTGACTTTACAGAAATTAACCCAAACATTACTTGGCAATACTCTAAATCCCTTAGAATCTTTGCTCACTACTCTATTTTAACAACAGACGCAACAAGACAAATTGCTACTGCTATGAATAACACTCTTCCTGCAGAGCAAATTAGTGATTCTGAAGATAGAAATCGCCTAAGAGTGGAAGTTAAATACACTTTCTAA